From a single Silene latifolia isolate original U9 population chromosome 6, ASM4854445v1, whole genome shotgun sequence genomic region:
- the LOC141658930 gene encoding putative disease resistance protein RGA3 gives MAKAIVFSIAQSLLKNLSLRALDEIASAWGFKNRLEQLKNTINTINDMLVDAEERQVESHTIRGWLDRLKTVVYDADDLFDEFATMASQREVMGGHNIRKEVLSFFSDSNCITFAFSISRRIKKVREELDQIAKDSLEFAFVQSVLRPQEGVRSGRDLSDSHSFVHAEEIVGRDDDKEAIIDILMASSAAQDRKLSVIPILGIGGQGKTTLAQLVYNDDRIKKHFELKLWVCVSEVFDIKQVIKKILMSATNNETQNLEIDQLQGRLRKEIGEKKYLLVLDNVWNEEPQEWTKLSAILKVGGHGSKILVTTRSRKVANIMGSVTAYDLNGLSEEKSWALFEKMAFEEGESQEKPDLVKLGEEIVKKCAGVPLALRSLGTLLRGKDEQKWSSIAGTSFAELPDEQNGIMAILKFSYHHLLSPLKNCFSYCALFPKDYKFDKDTLVDLWIAEGFVVSATETQSLKELGDDYLMILLQRCFFQDIRRDKWGNILSFKMHELMHDLAVEVAGTESKVAKLLEINFSDQIRRLSLGYHLTNSWKIPDCMLKANRLRTFLLPVQFRDGSDFNQTVLKLIISNFRCLRVLDLRNLGVRILPKSIVNLIHLRYLNLSMNPLEELPHSVTRLHNLQTLILYHCRRLTALPIHTRKLTNLMTLNVLGCRLLNMPSGLGELTSLHKLPCFIVNRSFPLKLKDNTDTAQLKDLKNLNNLRGALKIKLVEDLEDPAFEAVEANLNSKKWLTELSVKLGGVRYGGSMPSSHDEAILEGLKPHKNLKKLDLSWYRGQKLPSWAIADSLCRTLPNLVEIRLLHCGSCQQVPSFSQLPFLRCLRLVGLRRVEYIERSLLGIESPPLPSTESFFPSLQELELRAMANLKGWWEETELIECNGKGKLTCYSSQRTSSFPLLEKLRIENCKNLASFPLSPNVKNLVLSNVKKELTVLKKLSGCSAESNHVGSSVSVSEYSSKLTTLSVDEVEDLISLPEECLGHITSLEIQNRELLNTGILEEVFKRTSILRCLKLTDCRSLTSISVGLEHLTLLESLVIHNCGELDLSQDPQLVDGMPWKALNSLRLLEFHSIPKLLHLPSGLQHLTRLRSLKLSFNENLETLPKWIGCFSSLAYMRLFGCPLLTCLPDEFCKLTSLNELEIVDCRELTTRCRGSTGSDWPKIEHIPLLTVKDSYFD, from the coding sequence ATGGCTAAAGCAATAGTGTTCAGCATTGCTCAATCACTTCTCAAAAATCTAAGCTTGAGAGCACTGGATGAGATTGCATCTGCATGGGGTTTCAAAAACCGTCTGGAACAGCTCAAAAACACGATCAACACAATAAATGATATGTTGGTGGATGCAGAAGAAAGACAAGTTGAGAGCCACACTATTCGTGGTTGGCTTGACAGGCTTAAAACGGTTGTATATGATgcagatgacttgtttgatgagTTTGCAACAATGGCATCACAAAGGGAGGTCATGGGTGGTCACAATATCCGTAAGGAGGTACTCAGTTTCTTTTCTGACTCCAATTGTATCACTTTTGCCTTTTCTATTTCTAGGAGGATTAAAAAGGTTAGGGAAGAGCTTGATCAAATTGCCAAAGACAGTTTGGAATTTGCCTTTGTACAGTCTGTTCTACGGCCTCAGGAGGGAGTGAGGTCAGGTAGGGATTTGAGTGATTCTCACTCGTTTGTACATGCAGAAGAAATTGTTGGTCGAGATGATGATAAGGAGGCCATCATAGATATTTTGATGGCCTCTTCTGCTGCTCAAGATCGGAAACTATCTGTTATTCCTATTTTAGGGATTGGTGGTCAAGGGAAGACAACTTTAGCTCAACTCGTGTATAATGATGACCGGATTAAGAAGCACTTTGAGCTAAAGTTATGGGTTTGCGTGTCAGAAGTCTTTGATATAAAGCAAGTTATTAAGAAGATTCTCATGTCAGCAACAAATAATGAGACTCAAAATTTAGAGATTGATCAGTTGCAAGGCCGACTAAGAAAAGAAATTGGGGAAAAGAAATATCTACTAGTTCTAGACAATGTGTGGAATGAGGAACCTCAGGAGTGGACTAAACTGAGTGCAATTTTGAAGGTTGGTGGACATGGAAGCAAGATATTAGTGACTACGCGATCTAGAAAGGTGGCAAATATCATGGGAAGTGTTACAGCTTATGATTTAAATGGCCTCTCTGAAGAGAAGTCATGGGCATTATTTGAAAAAATGGCATTTGAAGAAGGAGAATCTCAGGAGAAACCTGATTTGGTGAAATTAGGAGAAGAGATAGTGAAGAAGTGTGCCGGAGTTCCATTGGCCTTAAGAAGTTTAGGAACTCTTCTACGTGGAAAAGATGAACAGAAGTGGAGTTCAATTGCAGGAACTAGCTTTGCAGAGTTGCCTGATGAGCAAAACGGCATTATGGCTATTCTAAAGTTCAGCTACCATCATCTATTGTCACCACTGAAGAACTGTTTTTCTTACTGTGCATTGTTTCCTAAGGATTATAAATTTGATAAGGATACTCTGGTTGATCTTTGGATAGCCGAGGGCTTTGTTGTTTCAGCGACTGAAACTCAGAGTTTAAAAGAACTTGGTGATGATTATTTAATGATTTTGCTGCAAAGGTGCTTCTTCCAAGATATAAGAAGAGATAAATGGGGGAACATTTTAAGTTTCAAAATGCACGAGTTGATGCATGATTTGGCAGTAGAAGTAGCTGGAACTGAGAGTAAAGTAGCGAAGCTCCTAGAAATAAACTTCAGTGACCAAATCCGTCGCTTGTCTTTAGGTTATCATCTGACCAACTCGTGGAAGATCCCAGATTGCATGCTAAAGGCGAACAGATTGAGGACGTTTCTTTTGCCAGTTCAATTTAGAGATGGATCAGATTTTAATCAGACAGTTCTTAAACTGATAATTTCAAACTTCAGATGCTTACGAGTGTTGGATCTGCGTAATCTTGGGGTTAGGATTCTACCCAAATCCATTGTTAATTTGATACACTTAAGGTACCTTAATCTCTCCATGAACCCTTTAGAAGAGCTTCCCCATTCAGTCACAAGACTCCATAATTTGCAGACATTGATTCTCTACCATTGTCGAAGGCTTACAGCATTACCTATCCATACTAGAAAACTTACTAACCTTATGACTCTCAATGTTCTTGGTTGTCGTTTACTTAACATGCCATCTGGCCTAGGAGAACTAACTTCTCTTCATAAACTACCATGTTTTATAGTGAATCGTAGTTTTCCACTAAAACTGAAGGACAATACTGACACCGCGCAGTTAAAGGATCTTAAGAACCTCAATAACCTAAGAGGAGCCTTGAAAATAAAACTTGTTGAAGATCTCGAAGACCCGGCCTTTGAAGCTGTGGAGGCAAACTTAAATAGTAAGAAATGGTTGACTGAGTTAAGTGTAAAATTGGGAGGAGTGAGGTATGGCGGCAGTATGCCTAGTAGCCACGATGAGGCTATATTGGAAGGTCTGAAACCACACAAAAATTTGAAGAAGTTGGACTTATCGTGGTACAGAGGTCAAAAGCTCCCTAGTTGGGCGATTGCTGATAGTTTATGCAGGACTCTCCCAAATCTTGTAGAGATTCGTCTTCTCCACTGCGGAAGTTGCCAGCAAGTCCCTTCTTTCAGCCAATTGCCTTTCTTAAGATGTCTTAGACTTGTAGGTCTTAGACGTGTGGAGTACATAGAAAGGAGTTTACTTGGGATTGAGTCACCGCCACTACCATCTACTGAATCATTTTTTCCATCTCTTCAGGAACTTGAACTGAGAGCCATGGCTAATCTGAAAGGGTGGTGGGAAGAAACAGAATTGATAGAATGTAATGGCAAGGGAAAACTAACGTGTTATTCGAGTCAACGTACATCGTCTTTTCCTCTTCTAGAAAAACTGAGAATTGAAAATTGTAAGAATCTAGCATCCTTTCCTCTTTCTCCTAATGTCAAGAATTTAGTCCTAAGTAACGTCAAAAAAGAGCTCACTGTGTTGAAGAAACTGTCAGGCTGCTCCGCAGAGAGTAATCATGTTGGGTCATCAGTGTCCGTCTCTGAATACAGCTCAAAGTTGACTACATTGAGTGTTGATGAAGTAGAAGACCTAATTTCTTTGCCAGAAGAATGTTTGGGTCACATTACTTCACTGGAAATTCAGAATCGTGAGTTGTTGAACACTGGCATACTTGAGGAAGTCTTCAAACGTACGTCTATTCTCAGGTGTTTGAAACTCACAGATTGCAGAAGTCTGACATCAATATCTGTAGGCCTGGAACATCTCACTCTACTGGAATCTTTAGTCATTCACAACTGTGGGGAGCTAGATTTATCACAAGACCCACAACTCGTGGATGGCATGCCATGGAAAGCATTAAACAGTCTTCGACTGTTGGAATTTCATAGTATTCCTAAGCTACTACACCTCCCTAGTGGGCTTCAACACCTTACAAGGCTTCGCTCTCTGAAGTTATCATTCAATGAGAATTTGGAGACACTACCAAAATGGATTGGCTGCTTCTCGTCTCTTGCATATATGCGTTTGTTTGGTTGTCCTCTGTTAACATGTCTGCCTGATGAGTTTTGCAAGCTCACTTCCTTAAATGAGCTTGAGATCGTGGATTGTCGTGAATTAACAACGAGATGTCGAGGCTCAACCGGTAGTGACTGGCCCAAGATTGAACATATCCCATTACTTACTGTCAAGGACAGCTACTTCGATTAA